A window of the Arachis duranensis cultivar V14167 chromosome 5, aradu.V14167.gnm2.J7QH, whole genome shotgun sequence genome harbors these coding sequences:
- the LOC127747637 gene encoding uncharacterized protein LOC127747637 yields MVGSGERCASSNLRAGDSWSYSINSNESIVGRRKKRWVFPKCCCGSDAVLFMSGTKSNTNRLFLRCPKFKTAEGCRSFFVWLDDYVSSFNEHFSKTTSKRVLQKNQQRFEGLSDAVDDKVEELEMRLIGLENQLGKRKE; encoded by the exons ATGGTTGGAAGTGGAGAACGTTGTGCATCCTCCAACCTGCGAGCTGGTGATAGTTGGAGTTATAGTATAAACTCTAATGAGAGTATTGTAggtagaagaaaaaagagatggGTCTTCCCAAAATGCTGTTGCGGGTCTGATGCTGTTCTATTCATGTCTGGGACCAAAAGTAATACGAATAGGTTATTCTTACGGTGCCCTAAATTCAAG ACTGCAGAAGGATGTCGCTCATTTTTTGTATGGCTAGATGATTATGTCTCTTCCTTTAATGAGCATTTTTCGAAGACAACATCAAAAAGGGTATTGCAGAAGAACCAGCAGCGATTTGAAGGCCTTAGTGATGCGGTGGATGACAAAGTGGAAGAGTTAGAAATGAGGCTGATTGGATTAGAAAATCAATTgggaaagagaaaagagtag
- the LOC107489356 gene encoding uncharacterized protein LOC107489356 → MEKLKRVSAPAWEYMQKFDLAVWCKVYFSHGTKVNNITNNMCEVWNAKIVEHRKKPILSMCEGLQCYIMRKMATHKKKLEAHIRPLAPVQHKKLDQFIKPKSHKWRAIWAGDSERVLFEVHSQNHKVGVNLHKRTCTCNVWQLTGMPCRHAVAALAKMCLKTENFVHKWLTMEAIRATYSHCIKPVNSEEYWTPTNVPRPLPPTIKRAAHRPKMKRRADPVEREMSTTKSKARKAKKKLSKNHREEISVSQSASPAEEAAGKNSNDNPPTVREKQQIVRPPAPSFVPPPIPAPGPTLWFKSQPSQAPNLMPHSSQLQSND, encoded by the exons ATGGAAAAGTTAAAGCGAGTAAGTGCACCAGCATGGGAGTATATGCAAAAATTTGATCTGGCTGTGTGGTGTAAGGTGTACTTTAGTCATGGGACGAAAGTGAAcaacataactaataatatGTGTGAAGTATGGAATGCAAAGATTGTGGAGCATAGGAAAAAGCCTATTCTAAGCATGTGTGAAGGGCTGCAGTGCTATATAATGAGAAAGATGGCAACGCACAAGAAGAAGTTGGAGGCTCACATTAGACCACTTGCACCAGTCCAACATAAGAAGTTGGATCAATTTATCAAGCCTAAGAGTCATAAATGGAGAGCTATATGGGCTGGTGATTCGGAAAGAGTCCTCTTTGAAGTTCATTCTCAAAACCATAAAGTGGGTGTGAATCTTCACAAGAGGACATGTACATGTAATGTATGGCAGTTGACTG GAATGCCTTGTAGACATGCTGTTGCAGCACTAGCTAAAATGTGTCTTAAGACTGAGAATTTCGTGCATAAGTGGCTAACTATGGAAGCTATCAGAGCAACTTATTCACATTGCATTAAACCAGTCAACAGTGAAGAGTACTGGACACCTACTAATGTACCAAGGCCACTGCCTCCTACTATCAAGAGAGCTGCTCATAGAcctaagatgaagagaagagcTGATCCAGTTGAGAGAGAGATGAGCACCACCAAG AGCAAAGCCAGAAAAGCTAAGAAAAAACTATCCAaaaatcatagagaagaaattTCAGTTTCGCAATCTGCATCACCAGCTGAggag GCTGCAGGAAAAAACTCCAACGACAACCCTCCAACAGTTAGGGAGAAGCAGCAGATTGTTAGGCCTCCAGCTCCATCTTTCGTGCCTCCACCCATACCAGCACCGGGGCCAACCTTATGGTTCAAATCTCAACCTTCCCAAGCCCCAAACCTGATGCCTCACAGCTCACAGCTCCAATCAAATGACTAA